The proteins below are encoded in one region of Parvicella tangerina:
- a CDS encoding aminotransferase class V-fold PLP-dependent enzyme — translation MMNIEEIRKEFPILEQKVNGKPLVYLDNGATAQKPSIVIHTIDQYYKEYNSNIHRGVHHLSQLATTQYEESRSTIQKFINAKYSHEVIFTTGTTGGINLVANSFGKQFLNRGDEVLISAMEHHSNIVPWQMICEEKGAVLKVIPINEKGELIYEEFLRLLSEKTRILAVAHISNTLGTINPVKKMIKEAHKAGAKVLIDAAQSVPHCQVDVQDLDCDFLVFSAHKMFGPTGVGILYGKEEMLNAMPPYQGGGDMIKEVTFEKTTYNSLPHKFEAGTPNIAGGIATAEAILFMNQVGFDFIECQEKELLEYATEQLLKIEGLRIIGTAENKASVISFLVDNTHPFDVGTLLDQMGVAVRTGHHCTQPLMDFYGIPGTIRASFAFYNTKEEVDVFIAALKKAVMMLS, via the coding sequence GTGATGAATATTGAAGAGATTAGAAAAGAATTTCCTATTCTGGAACAAAAAGTAAATGGTAAGCCGCTAGTCTACCTTGATAATGGTGCTACAGCTCAAAAGCCAAGTATTGTTATTCATACTATTGATCAATACTATAAGGAGTACAACAGCAACATTCATAGAGGAGTTCATCACCTTAGTCAGCTGGCAACTACTCAGTATGAGGAGAGCAGAAGTACGATCCAAAAGTTTATCAATGCAAAATATAGTCACGAGGTTATTTTTACCACAGGTACGACTGGAGGAATAAATTTGGTTGCCAATAGCTTCGGAAAACAGTTTCTCAATAGAGGTGATGAGGTGTTGATTTCTGCGATGGAGCACCACAGTAATATTGTACCTTGGCAAATGATCTGTGAAGAAAAAGGAGCAGTATTAAAAGTGATCCCAATCAACGAAAAAGGAGAGTTGATCTATGAGGAGTTTTTGAGGCTACTTTCGGAAAAGACAAGGATATTGGCAGTTGCTCATATCTCAAACACACTTGGGACGATCAACCCCGTTAAGAAAATGATCAAAGAGGCGCATAAAGCTGGAGCAAAAGTGCTGATAGATGCTGCTCAATCTGTTCCGCATTGTCAAGTTGATGTTCAAGACTTGGATTGTGATTTTCTGGTTTTTTCAGCACACAAGATGTTCGGTCCAACTGGAGTAGGAATACTTTATGGAAAAGAAGAAATGCTGAACGCCATGCCGCCTTACCAAGGTGGAGGAGACATGATCAAAGAAGTAACTTTTGAAAAGACAACTTACAATAGCTTACCACATAAGTTTGAGGCAGGTACTCCCAATATCGCTGGTGGAATCGCCACTGCAGAAGCAATTCTTTTTATGAATCAAGTGGGATTCGACTTTATTGAATGTCAAGAAAAGGAGTTGCTAGAATATGCAACCGAACAGCTGCTAAAAATTGAGGGCTTACGCATAATCGGAACAGCTGAGAACAAAGCAAGTGTGATTAGCTTTCTAGTGGACAATACACACCCTTTTGACGTTGGTACATTGTTGGATCAAATGGGCGTTGCGGTTAGAACAGGTCATCACTGCACACAACCCTTAATGGATTTTTACGGAATCCCAGGAACGATCAGAGCCTCTTTCGCATTTTACAATACGAAAGAGGAGGTAGATGTGTTCATTGCTGCTTTGAAGAAAGCAGTGATGATGTTGAGCTAA
- a CDS encoding NUDIX hydrolase, which translates to MYKVFIYNKPIFFLETSEVSALKKGVKTFACENEVDKNSLIALHRKAPLNKPIYVVNASLKKLMKLFFDDHRRIEAAGGIVENNWGEILFIDRLGYWDLPKGKVEKNEELKKAAIREIEEECGINHPEIKKKLLKTYHTYSAKGRKYFKTTHWYLLSYDGNEKLVPQEEEGITAVQWVDPSNMKDQVERTYNSIIDVLDFYQRDRKEAKT; encoded by the coding sequence ATGTACAAAGTTTTTATTTACAACAAGCCAATTTTCTTTTTAGAGACCAGTGAAGTTTCTGCCTTGAAAAAGGGTGTGAAGACTTTTGCTTGTGAAAATGAGGTGGACAAAAATAGTCTGATTGCATTGCATAGAAAGGCTCCATTGAACAAACCTATTTATGTCGTAAACGCAAGTTTAAAGAAACTCATGAAGCTTTTCTTTGATGACCACCGCAGGATTGAGGCCGCTGGAGGAATCGTTGAAAATAACTGGGGAGAGATATTGTTTATTGATCGTCTTGGTTATTGGGATCTTCCAAAAGGGAAAGTTGAAAAGAATGAGGAACTGAAAAAGGCTGCCATTAGAGAAATTGAAGAAGAATGTGGGATAAACCACCCAGAAATCAAGAAAAAACTACTAAAAACTTATCATACCTATTCTGCCAAAGGAAGGAAATACTTCAAGACTACACATTGGTATCTTTTGTCTTATGACGGAAATGAAAAACTAGTCCCGCAAGAAGAGGAAGGGATAACAGCTGTTCAATGGGTGGACCCCTCTAATATGAAGGATCAAGTTGAAAGAACTTATAACTCGATTATTGACGTCCTTGATTTTTATCAGAGAGACAGAAAAGAAGCAAAGACTTAA
- the pyrE gene encoding orotate phosphoribosyltransferase — protein sequence MVYDEECGLKVAEFLLKIKAVKLQPDNPFTWASGWKSPIYCDNRKTLSYPEIRTYLRQRFVDLILETYGKPDVIAGVATGGIAIGALVAQELGVPFIYVRSSSKAHGLNNQIEGDLREGQSVVVIEDLVSSGKSSLVAVEALRAANAIVKGMAAIFTYGFDVAEENFKKHNCKLSTLSNYSLLLQQAVESNYISEEKLETLNQWRSSPNTWNN from the coding sequence ATGGTTTACGATGAGGAATGCGGGCTAAAAGTAGCAGAATTTTTGCTAAAAATCAAGGCGGTAAAATTACAACCAGATAACCCATTTACCTGGGCATCAGGCTGGAAGTCTCCGATCTACTGTGACAACAGAAAAACGCTGTCTTACCCTGAGATCAGAACTTATCTGAGACAACGTTTTGTAGATCTTATTTTGGAAACTTATGGCAAACCTGATGTCATTGCAGGGGTTGCTACTGGTGGTATTGCTATTGGGGCACTCGTTGCACAAGAACTTGGCGTCCCGTTTATTTATGTCCGTTCTTCTTCTAAAGCCCACGGGTTGAACAATCAAATTGAAGGAGATCTTCGAGAAGGTCAAAGTGTTGTGGTTATTGAAGATTTGGTGTCGAGTGGAAAAAGCTCTTTGGTTGCCGTTGAAGCGCTTAGAGCAGCCAATGCGATTGTAAAAGGCATGGCCGCAATCTTTACCTACGGGTTTGATGTTGCTGAAGAGAATTTCAAGAAGCACAACTGTAAACTATCTACATTGTCTAACTATTCATTGCTTCTACAACAAGCGGTGGAATCAAATTATATTTCAGAGGAGAAGTTGGAAACATTGAATCAGTGGAGAAGCTCCCCAAATACCTGGAATAACTAA